A window of Tatumella citrea genomic DNA:
CGTAGAAGTTATTGTAGCCTTCAACTTTGTTCTCCGGAGTCATTGTCAGTTTAGCCTGCCACTCAGCAGGAGAGCTGAACTGAAGCGGGTGCGTTCCGCTGGCCGGCGCAGGGCCGCCTGAAGAGCCAGTCAGCCAGTCAGTAAACCCGGCATTAGCTGTATCTGGTAGTGTCAGTGCAGCGGCAGCACCGCTGATCCCCAGTAACTTCAGAAGATCGCGTCGGGAACGATTAAAGATCTGCTCAGGGGTAACATCGGATTCTTTTAACGGCTTACTCATTAGCAGGCTCCATTCCGTGTGTGTGCTGAATATCTGACGTTGTCTCGTATTTATCAGAAACGTCTTAGTGACATGCTTTCATCATATCCGGCGAAGATTTGTTCTGATATCGGAATAACGTAAAAAAACGTATTTGCCACGAGTTGGCACTGTCTGGTTTGTTGGCTTATGTTAATTTGACCGGATTGTCACAAGGGGAGTGGCATTGCTTAGAGAATATTTCAGGGAGAACAAGGATGCGTTCAACTGCCCGCCTCACGGCTATCATTACTTTTACCAGCATGCTGGCAATGCTACTGATGTTATCCGGATGTATTGCCAGTTTTCTCTGGCTGAATAAACAACGAATTGAGCATCAGTTTAATACCCTGACCACTTCACTGGATCAGGCTCTGTTCACCCACCGCCCGCAGGATATGGAACACTGGCTGCGCGGAATTATGCCGGTAGTGAACATCGAAAGGCTTGAACTCTATGATGGCCGCCAGGTGGTGCTCTCTCTGACCCGCCATGAAGTGCCGTTAATAGAAGATACCCCGAATCAGTTCTACCATTTTTCCGCCACGTTATTGCATCACCCCTCTCTGACCGTGCGCATTGCCATTCTGAACCCTGCTTTAACCTGGCTGCGATCATTTATTGGAATCTCAACGTTTATTTTTATGGCGCTCGTTGTACTGGCGATGTCAGTGCTTTTGGTATTGCTGCATTTCTGGATGCACCGTCAGTCAATAGGCATTGCACTGCTGGAGGCACGCACTGAGCGGATCTTGCGTGGAGAAAGATCATCCGGGGTCAGATCACAGCAACAGGAGTGGCCATTGCAGGTTGGGCAGGCTCTGGACAGTTTGTTGCAGGAGGTTGAGCTGGCAGGTGTCAGGCGGGCGAGGATTGAAACCTTAATCCGCGAGTTTGCTTCAGTGGACACAGAAAGTGGCCTGAATAATCGTATGTTCTTTGAATCCCGATTTTCGACATTGCTTGATGAGCAGGAAGATGCCAGTGAGCATGGTTGCATCATGATGATTCGTTTCACTGAGTCTGCCTCCGGAGGGAGAGGTTCCAAAGAGCACGCTGATAACTCACAGTTATTTGAGCTGGTTCATAGTCTGTCGGCGATGCTTTCCTGTTACCCGGGGGCATTGCTGGCGCGCTATTTTCAGCAGGATTTTTCAGTACTGCTTCCCCATCGCTCACTAAAAGAAGCTGAAGGAATTGCGGCGAAATTAATTACTGCTGCGGATGGGCTGTCCCCCCTGCATAACTACGATAAAGAGGATTTTATCCATATTGCTATCAGTGACTGGCAACGTGGTCAGTCGGTATCCACGGTGATGGAACGTCTGGATCTGGCGATGCGCAGGGCGACCTTATCAGGGGGTAATAACTGGGCAGTAGAAGAGGGAAATATCAGTATTACAGGACGCGGCAGCGTACGCTGGCGGACTTTGCTGGAAAAAACCTGTCAACTGGGTGGAGCAGAGCTTTATCAGAAAGCGGTAATCGATAGTCAGAGCTATGTTCACCATCGCGCGTTACAGGGCCGAATTAAAGATGACAATAAATACATTTTAGCGGCAGAATACATGCCATTAGTTTGTTCACTGGGATTGGCAGCTCCCTGGGATCGTCAGTGGCTGACGGAGATCACTGCTCAGGTCGCCGGATCAGTGTCAGGATCATGGTCTTTTCCGCTGACAACCGAGGCTTTGTTACAGGGGCCATTTGTCCGTTGGCTTTATAAGAAGCTGTTGGATATTCCCCGTTCACAAAGAAAACACTTTTTATTTGAACTTGCTGAAGCAGATGTAGGTCAACATACCAATCGGTTGTTGCCTGTACTGCATGCACTGAACGCATTTGGTTGTCGGATTATTATCAGTCATGCGGGGCAAACCCTCGTGAGCAGTGATTATCTGCAGCAAGCGAAAATAGAGATGATCAAACTGGATACCGGGCTGGTTCGTAATATTGATCGCCGGCCTGAAAACCAGTTATTAGTGAGCAGCCTGGTAGAGAGTTGCCTTTCGGCTTCGACATTAGTGTTCGCTACCGGGGTTAAAACCCGGGAAGAGTGGCAGATGTTGGTAAATTTAGGTGTCAACGGTGGACAAGGTGACTATATTGCGCCAACCTTACCGGTTAAATTTGCACAGAGTGGTCACCGACAGAATTTGCCGGCGAAATAGAGAAATAAGCGGCTGAGTCATGGTGTATTTCCGTAACCGGAGAACGCACTATCGGACCAGAATGGTCGCAGCCAGAAAATTATAAAACTAAATGTTAGATTTTGTTTCTGACATTAGTTTGCGCTTATGACTCCTGGCCGAAAAATGTCGGGTTTACAGTGCTGTGATGAGTGTCGCCGCAGCATGCAATAACACAAATGTACAATTGATTATTTTTTCACCGAAGCAGAATGTTTTTGCGCCTTGTGGCGGCTTCGCGTGGTTGGTAAAGTAAGCGGATTTTATTTTCCGCCCCCAGCTTGCAGGATTACCCCTTAGTATGTTTAAAAAATTTCGTGGCATGTTTTCCAATGACTTGTCCATTGACCTGGGTACCGCCAATACCCTGATTTATGTAAAAGGGCAAGGCATCGTGCTGAACGAGCCTTCTGTGGTTGCTATCCGTCAGGATCGTGCCGGTTCGCCAAAAAGTGTTGCAGCGGTTGGCCAGGAAGCTAAACAGATGCTGGGCCGCACACCCGGTAATATTGCAGCCATCCGCCCGATGAAAGATGGTGTTATTGCTGACTTTTTCGTCACCGAAAAAATGCTCCAGCACTTTATCAAACAAGTTCACAGTAACAGCTTTATGCGCCCAAGCCCGCGCGTACTGGTGTGTGTGCCGGTAGGTGCCACTCAGGTAGAGCGTCGTGCTATCCGCGAATCTGCACTGGGTGCTGGTGCCCGGGAAGTGTTCCTGATTGAAGAACCAATGGCTGCTGCTATCGGTGCCGGTTTGCCGGTTTCTGAAGCTACCGGCTCAATGGTTGTGGATATCGGTGGGGGTACTACTGAGGTTGCAGTGATCTCTCTGAACGGTGTGGTCTATTCTTCTTCTGTACGTATTGGTGGTGATCGCTTTGATGAGGCTATCATTAACTATGTCCGCCGTAATTACGGATCGCTGATTGGTGAAGCTACTGCTGAACGAATCAAGCATGGAATTGGTTCAGCCTATCCGGGCGATGAAGTGCTGGAAATTGAAGTGCGTGGCCGTAATCTGGCTGAAGGTGTCCCGCGTGGATTTACCCTGAACTCTAATGAAATTCTTGAAGCATTGCAGGAACCATTAACCGGTATTGTCAGCGCTGTAATGGTCGCGCTGGAGCAGTGCCCGCCGGAACTGGCGTCTGATATTTCAGAACGCGGAATGGTGTTGACGGGCGGTGGTGCGTTGTTACGTAACCTTGAGCGCCTGCTGATGGAAGAAACCGGAATCCCGGTTGTGGTAGCTGAAGATCCGCTGACCTGTGTTGCCCGTGGTGGCGGTAAAGCGTTGGAAATGATCGATATGCATGGCGGGGATCTGTTCAGCGAAGAATAATCGCTGTCAGGACTGTAATGTTATGGCTGGTGGGCTCCGCCGGCCACGTTGCTTGTGAACACCCAATGATGACGTGTCCAGCCTAAGGGAGTGCAGGCTAATCGCACTCCCTTAATATTTGTCGAGGAACACGCAGGATTTATGAAGCCGATTTTTAGCAGAGGCCCGTCTCTGCAGTTACGCTTAGTTTTAGCCGTGATTG
This region includes:
- the mreB gene encoding rod shape-determining protein MreB translates to MFKKFRGMFSNDLSIDLGTANTLIYVKGQGIVLNEPSVVAIRQDRAGSPKSVAAVGQEAKQMLGRTPGNIAAIRPMKDGVIADFFVTEKMLQHFIKQVHSNSFMRPSPRVLVCVPVGATQVERRAIRESALGAGAREVFLIEEPMAAAIGAGLPVSEATGSMVVDIGGGTTEVAVISLNGVVYSSSVRIGGDRFDEAIINYVRRNYGSLIGEATAERIKHGIGSAYPGDEVLEIEVRGRNLAEGVPRGFTLNSNEILEALQEPLTGIVSAVMVALEQCPPELASDISERGMVLTGGGALLRNLERLLMEETGIPVVVAEDPLTCVARGGGKALEMIDMHGGDLFSEE
- a CDS encoding EAL domain-containing protein; the encoded protein is MRSTARLTAIITFTSMLAMLLMLSGCIASFLWLNKQRIEHQFNTLTTSLDQALFTHRPQDMEHWLRGIMPVVNIERLELYDGRQVVLSLTRHEVPLIEDTPNQFYHFSATLLHHPSLTVRIAILNPALTWLRSFIGISTFIFMALVVLAMSVLLVLLHFWMHRQSIGIALLEARTERILRGERSSGVRSQQQEWPLQVGQALDSLLQEVELAGVRRARIETLIREFASVDTESGLNNRMFFESRFSTLLDEQEDASEHGCIMMIRFTESASGGRGSKEHADNSQLFELVHSLSAMLSCYPGALLARYFQQDFSVLLPHRSLKEAEGIAAKLITAADGLSPLHNYDKEDFIHIAISDWQRGQSVSTVMERLDLAMRRATLSGGNNWAVEEGNISITGRGSVRWRTLLEKTCQLGGAELYQKAVIDSQSYVHHRALQGRIKDDNKYILAAEYMPLVCSLGLAAPWDRQWLTEITAQVAGSVSGSWSFPLTTEALLQGPFVRWLYKKLLDIPRSQRKHFLFELAEADVGQHTNRLLPVLHALNAFGCRIIISHAGQTLVSSDYLQQAKIEMIKLDTGLVRNIDRRPENQLLVSSLVESCLSASTLVFATGVKTREEWQMLVNLGVNGGQGDYIAPTLPVKFAQSGHRQNLPAK